A single Staphylococcus muscae DNA region contains:
- a CDS encoding DegV family protein, translating to MQRIIVTDSTSDLDPSYLKKHGIHVIPLSVTINGKSYEDQTDISSEDYINYLGDDSYDLKTSQPPLGMFVEKYEELAKDDVEIISIHLTSGLSGTVQTARQASEMVDGKITVIDSKFIAWGLGYQIQYLVKWIEQGVPTEEILKKLEKLQKNIKLYVVIGQLDQLIKGGRISKTKGFLGNLMKIKPIGELVDGKLEMIHNVRTQSACVKQLVNDLKPFADGAKLESVGISHADAEDFMSKVKDKLDETFEVGSFQLSHTSPVISTHTGKGAIGLIVLKEDTY from the coding sequence ATGCAGCGTATTATTGTGACAGATTCAACATCTGATCTAGATCCATCGTACTTGAAAAAACATGGTATTCATGTCATCCCGTTAAGCGTTACAATCAACGGAAAGTCATATGAAGACCAGACTGATATTTCATCAGAAGACTATATCAACTATTTAGGAGACGATAGTTACGACTTAAAAACAAGTCAACCACCATTAGGAATGTTTGTTGAAAAATATGAGGAGCTTGCGAAAGACGATGTCGAAATCATTAGTATCCATTTAACTTCGGGCCTAAGCGGTACCGTTCAAACAGCACGTCAAGCGAGTGAAATGGTTGACGGCAAAATTACAGTTATTGATTCTAAATTTATTGCATGGGGATTAGGTTATCAAATTCAATATCTTGTTAAGTGGATTGAACAAGGGGTCCCAACAGAAGAAATTCTAAAAAAACTAGAAAAACTTCAGAAAAACATCAAACTTTATGTTGTTATCGGACAACTTGACCAGTTAATCAAGGGTGGACGTATCAGCAAAACAAAAGGTTTCTTAGGGAATCTTATGAAAATCAAACCAATTGGTGAATTGGTAGACGGCAAGTTGGAAATGATTCATAACGTTCGTACACAATCCGCATGTGTCAAGCAACTTGTAAATGACTTAAAACCATTTGCTGATGGTGCAAAATTGGAGAGCGTCGGTATTTCACATGCTGATGCTGAAGATTTTATGAGCAAAGTGAAAGACAAACTCGATGAAACATTCGAAGTGGGTAGTTTCCAACTGAGCCATACGTCTCCCGTTATTTCTACACATACTGGTAAAGGCGCAATCGGCTTAATCGTATTAAAAGAAGACACTTACTAA
- the msrA gene encoding peptide-methionine (S)-S-oxide reductase MsrA: MSQATLAGGCFWCSVKPFTSYDGIEGIVSGYSGGHVENPTYEQVCSNTTGHVEAVQITYDPEIISYEDILDIYFKTFDPTDDTGQFFDRGDSYRPVIFYHDTDQQQIALEKIRNLDVQGIFDKPIVTPVEPYKNFYPAETHHQDYYLKNPQHYAQYQNGSGRKAFIEKHWGNVHD, from the coding sequence ATGTCACAAGCAACACTTGCAGGTGGATGTTTTTGGTGTTCAGTGAAACCATTCACATCTTATGATGGTATAGAAGGAATTGTATCAGGATATAGTGGTGGACATGTTGAAAATCCAACTTACGAACAAGTATGTTCCAATACGACAGGTCATGTAGAAGCTGTACAAATCACTTATGATCCTGAAATTATTTCATACGAAGACATTTTAGATATTTATTTCAAAACTTTCGACCCAACCGATGACACAGGACAATTCTTCGATAGAGGTGACAGTTATCGACCTGTTATTTTCTATCATGATACCGATCAACAACAAATAGCACTTGAAAAAATCAGGAATTTAGATGTACAAGGAATTTTTGATAAACCGATTGTAACACCCGTTGAGCCTTATAAAAATTTCTACCCAGCTGAAACACATCACCAAGATTATTATCTTAAAAATCCACAACACTATGCACAATATCAAAATGGATCTGGTCGAAAAGCATTTATAGAAAAACATTGGGGGAATGTACATGATTAA
- the msrB gene encoding peptide-methionine (R)-S-oxide reductase MsrB produces the protein MIKKDKSDLTDIEYLVTQQDGTEPPFDNEYWNHFDKGIYVDKLSGKPLFTSDDKFESDCGWPSFSKAIDDEEIIELVDKSFGMLRTEVRSEGSNSHLGHVFNDGPKERGGLRYCINSAAVQFIPYEKLEALGYGDYIKLFDK, from the coding sequence ATGATTAAAAAAGATAAATCAGATTTAACAGACATCGAATATCTCGTTACACAGCAAGACGGTACGGAACCACCATTCGACAATGAATATTGGAACCACTTTGACAAAGGGATTTATGTGGATAAATTATCAGGCAAGCCTTTGTTTACTTCCGATGATAAATTCGAATCAGATTGTGGTTGGCCAAGTTTTTCTAAAGCTATTGATGATGAAGAAATTATCGAACTCGTTGATAAGTCATTTGGTATGTTACGTACTGAAGTTCGTTCAGAAGGAAGTAATAGTCATTTAGGTCATGTATTTAATGATGGTCCTAAAGAACGTGGTGGCTTGCGCTACTGCATCAACTCTGCAGCTGTTCAGTTCATTCCATATGAAAAACTGGAAGCACTCGGCTATGGAGATTATATTAAATTGTTCGACAAATAA
- a CDS encoding PTS sugar transporter subunit IIA gives MFKKLFGKGNEASKDIKIYAPITGEYVKVEDIPDPVFAQKMMGDGFGIKPTEGKVVSPIEGVVDNVFPTKHAIGLKADNGLEVLVHIGLDTVQLNGEGFETLVESGDRVNVGDALVSFDLDYINENAKSIISPIIITNFADHVESHQFQEVTALEKGQTLVLDVTVK, from the coding sequence ATGTTTAAAAAGTTATTTGGAAAAGGAAATGAAGCAAGCAAAGATATTAAAATTTATGCACCAATTACAGGTGAGTATGTTAAAGTTGAGGATATTCCAGACCCCGTTTTCGCACAAAAGATGATGGGTGACGGTTTTGGTATTAAACCAACTGAAGGAAAAGTCGTATCACCGATTGAAGGTGTTGTAGATAACGTATTCCCAACAAAACATGCCATTGGTTTAAAAGCTGACAATGGTTTAGAAGTACTTGTTCATATCGGTTTGGATACAGTTCAACTGAATGGCGAAGGCTTTGAAACGCTCGTAGAAAGTGGAGACCGTGTGAATGTAGGTGATGCACTCGTATCATTTGATTTAGATTACATTAATGAAAATGCGAAGTCTATTATCTCACCAATTATCATCACAAACTTCGCAGATCACGTTGAATCACATCAATTCCAAGAAGTGACTGCATTAGAAAAAGGGCAAACGCTCGTTCTAGATGTGACTGTGAAATAA
- a CDS encoding YozE family protein, which produces MKDASFYQFALTVRGRRDDKGQLAEMIFQDLDFPKYESDFDQISRYIETEGTYTLPLSVFDSLFEDYQEWLQF; this is translated from the coding sequence ATGAAAGATGCTTCTTTTTACCAATTTGCTTTGACAGTGAGAGGCCGTCGTGATGACAAAGGACAATTGGCTGAGATGATATTTCAAGATCTTGATTTTCCAAAATATGAATCGGATTTTGATCAAATATCTCGTTATATCGAAACAGAAGGGACTTATACATTACCACTTTCTGTATTTGATAGTTTATTTGAAGATTATCAGGAATGGCTTCAATTTTAA
- a CDS encoding S41 family peptidase, with translation MKPKKTKTPKYIPLKYFLLSILVTIILTTAIILTSLWYWKHSTTDPSIQKNAEKLGEVYELIATDYYKNTDKSLLLEDAIKGMTKSLKDPYTEYMTTEETKSFNEDVSGDFVGIGAEMEQKDGKIYIASPIKESPAEKAGIQPRDELIAVNGRDIKGKPLTEIVKQVRGKEGTTVKLLIKRSGEKKEFSIERETIHVESVKHEKHGQTHVFKINKFQEGTANELKTAIEKAQKEGAKNILIDLRNNPGGLLDEAVDMANIFIDEGKTAVQLEKGKQKREITTAHEPLKGVHDLNIGILINEGSASASEVFTGALKDYGIAKVYGEKSFGKGIVQTTHEFSDGSLLKYTEMKWLTPKGHYIHEKGIKPDVEVEGAVYENMTVIPSDKSFKVGDQSKYIKSIKTGLDALGYDIGQVDEYFDSTLETAIQSFQTDQKIESNGLFNRKTNEKMTEQLVKKSSEEDVMLSRTLKKLRE, from the coding sequence ATGAAACCAAAGAAAACTAAAACACCTAAATATATACCACTTAAGTATTTCTTGTTAAGTATTCTTGTCACGATTATTTTAACAACTGCTATCATACTGACAAGTTTATGGTATTGGAAACATTCAACAACTGATCCAAGCATTCAAAAAAATGCTGAGAAGCTGGGAGAAGTTTATGAATTAATCGCCACAGATTATTATAAAAATACAGACAAATCATTACTACTTGAAGATGCTATTAAAGGGATGACGAAGAGTTTGAAAGACCCTTATACTGAATACATGACAACAGAAGAAACAAAATCTTTCAATGAAGATGTTTCTGGTGACTTTGTTGGTATTGGGGCAGAAATGGAACAAAAAGATGGAAAAATCTATATTGCAAGTCCTATCAAAGAATCACCAGCCGAAAAGGCAGGTATTCAGCCGAGAGATGAACTCATCGCAGTGAATGGCCGCGATATAAAAGGGAAACCGTTGACAGAAATCGTAAAACAAGTACGTGGTAAAGAAGGCACTACTGTCAAACTATTAATTAAACGCAGCGGTGAAAAGAAGGAATTTTCAATTGAAAGGGAGACAATTCATGTTGAAAGTGTTAAACATGAAAAACACGGTCAAACACATGTTTTTAAAATCAACAAATTCCAAGAAGGTACAGCAAATGAATTAAAAACAGCAATTGAAAAAGCACAAAAAGAAGGAGCAAAAAATATACTGATTGATTTACGAAACAACCCTGGTGGCTTATTGGATGAAGCTGTCGATATGGCTAATATTTTTATCGATGAAGGAAAAACGGCTGTTCAACTTGAAAAAGGAAAGCAGAAACGTGAAATTACAACAGCTCACGAACCACTTAAAGGGGTTCATGACCTTAACATTGGCATTCTAATCAATGAAGGGTCTGCAAGTGCTTCGGAAGTATTCACAGGTGCACTCAAAGACTATGGCATTGCGAAAGTGTATGGTGAAAAATCTTTCGGTAAAGGGATTGTTCAAACAACACATGAATTTAGCGATGGATCATTGTTAAAATATACAGAGATGAAATGGCTCACACCGAAAGGACACTATATTCACGAAAAAGGAATTAAACCCGATGTTGAAGTGGAAGGTGCTGTATACGAGAATATGACAGTCATTCCATCTGATAAATCTTTCAAGGTTGGCGATCAATCAAAATATATTAAATCAATCAAAACAGGACTCGATGCACTCGGTTACGATATAGGTCAAGTTGATGAGTATTTCGACTCAACTTTAGAAACAGCGATTCAATCTTTCCAAACAGATCAAAAAATTGAGTCAAATGGGTTGTTTAATCGTAAAACAAATGAAAAAATGACAGAACAACTTGTGAAAAAATCATCAGAAGAAGATGTGATGCTGTCACGTACACTCAAAAAACTAAGGGAGTGA
- a CDS encoding GNAT family N-acetyltransferase, translating into MRLATMSDLQAIDTLVEEAKMLMQQDNNPQWDARYPVLQDFEKDIQERTLFVLDEQQIIKGFIVINDEAPDWYDQLEWPIDRGNAFVIHRLVASSQYPGTAKQLMHFATSYAEQHQKTVLLTDTFSENQRAQSLFKKHHFIKSGEMTSNLFPFDKGKPFYAYYKKLTR; encoded by the coding sequence ATGAGACTTGCAACAATGTCTGACTTACAAGCAATTGATACATTAGTAGAAGAAGCCAAAATGTTAATGCAACAGGACAATAATCCACAATGGGATGCACGCTATCCAGTATTACAAGATTTTGAGAAGGATATTCAAGAACGAACACTCTTTGTTCTTGATGAACAACAAATCATCAAAGGGTTCATTGTCATTAATGATGAAGCACCTGATTGGTATGATCAACTGGAGTGGCCTATTGATCGTGGAAATGCATTTGTCATACACAGACTTGTTGCATCTTCTCAATACCCTGGCACTGCAAAACAATTGATGCACTTTGCAACTTCATATGCTGAGCAACATCAAAAGACAGTATTGCTGACAGATACATTCTCAGAAAACCAACGTGCACAAAGTTTATTTAAGAAACATCACTTTATCAAATCAGGGGAAATGACGAGTAACCTTTTCCCTTTTGATAAAGGTAAACCATTTTATGCATATTATAAAAAATTAACAAGATGA
- a CDS encoding undecaprenyldiphospho-muramoylpentapeptide beta-N-acetylglucosaminyltransferase, with product MVKIAFTGGGTVGHVSVNLSLIPAAKKKGYETIYIGSKEGIEREMITSQLPDTPYYPISSGKLRRYLSKENLKDVFKVLKGIFDARKILKREKPNLIFSKGGFVSVPVVLAAKSLNIPVIVHESDLTPGLANKIAMKFAKKIYTTFEDTLKHVPADKGVFVGATIREDLKNGNKDRGYALTGFQPSKKTLLVMGGSLGSKKINDNLRQELDTLLNTYQIIHLTGKGLKDESSQKPGYVQYEFVTDALTDLLAITDTVISRAGSNAIYEFLTLRLPMLLIPLGLDQSRGDQIDNANYFAQQGYAMTIDEATLTNGTISSSLKALEQSRDDYIKNMQGFTESYTKEALLDKIIHDGID from the coding sequence ATGGTTAAAATTGCATTTACAGGTGGCGGCACAGTCGGTCACGTTTCCGTAAACTTAAGTTTAATTCCAGCCGCAAAAAAGAAAGGATATGAAACGATCTATATCGGTTCAAAAGAAGGTATTGAACGTGAAATGATTACATCTCAATTACCAGACACACCTTACTATCCAATTTCTAGTGGAAAGTTACGTCGGTATCTCTCAAAGGAAAACTTAAAAGATGTATTTAAAGTATTAAAAGGCATTTTTGATGCCAGAAAGATTTTAAAACGGGAGAAACCAAACTTAATCTTTTCGAAAGGCGGGTTTGTCTCAGTACCTGTTGTACTTGCAGCAAAATCATTGAACATTCCAGTCATCGTACATGAATCCGATTTAACACCTGGCTTAGCAAACAAAATTGCAATGAAATTTGCTAAAAAAATATATACAACGTTTGAAGATACTTTAAAACATGTTCCTGCCGATAAAGGTGTCTTTGTAGGTGCAACAATTCGTGAAGACTTGAAAAACGGGAACAAAGATCGTGGATATGCACTTACAGGCTTTCAACCATCGAAAAAAACACTTCTTGTGATGGGTGGGAGTCTAGGTAGTAAAAAAATCAACGATAACTTAAGACAAGAACTCGATACATTGTTAAATACGTATCAAATTATTCATTTAACAGGGAAAGGGTTGAAAGATGAGTCATCTCAAAAACCAGGTTATGTTCAATATGAGTTTGTAACAGATGCGTTAACGGATTTATTAGCAATCACAGATACTGTCATTTCACGTGCAGGATCTAACGCCATTTATGAATTTTTGACATTACGCCTTCCAATGTTACTCATTCCGTTAGGTTTAGATCAATCTCGTGGTGATCAAATTGATAACGCCAACTACTTTGCACAACAAGGTTATGCGATGACAATTGACGAAGCAACACTTACAAATGGAACAATCAGTTCATCATTAAAGGCGCTCGAACAATCACGAGATGACTACATTAAAAATATGCAAGGCTTTACAGAAAGTTATACAAAAGAAGCGTTGCTTGATAAAATTATTCATGACGGTATTGATTAA
- a CDS encoding phosphatase PAP2 family protein: protein MTQSKKILCMFVYSSLFLLIAYLHNASIGKWIDTHVYDFIFTSHSNVMTVIFLTVTYIGEVIGMVVLTIIIVALLTKYQYHSEALFLALTMILAGLSNPILKHIFNRERPDTMRLIDISGLSFPSGHAMGSTAFFGSICFIALRILKGKSKSFVIALSIIMILLICASRIYLGVHYPTDILAGILGGLFFLTLTQIILRKPLNLS from the coding sequence ATGACACAGTCCAAAAAAATTCTATGCATGTTTGTTTATAGTAGTTTGTTTTTGTTGATTGCATACTTACACAATGCTTCAATTGGTAAATGGATTGACACCCACGTCTATGATTTTATCTTTACTTCCCATAGCAATGTGATGACGGTGATTTTTCTTACTGTAACGTATATTGGAGAAGTTATCGGTATGGTTGTATTAACAATCATTATTGTCGCTCTGCTTACAAAGTATCAATATCATTCGGAAGCACTTTTTCTAGCACTAACAATGATTTTAGCGGGGTTGAGTAACCCGATATTAAAACATATTTTTAATAGAGAACGCCCCGATACGATGCGATTAATTGATATATCTGGTTTAAGTTTTCCAAGCGGTCATGCGATGGGTTCAACGGCTTTTTTCGGCAGTATTTGTTTTATCGCTTTACGCATCTTAAAAGGAAAATCTAAATCTTTTGTCATTGCTTTATCAATCATTATGATTTTATTAATTTGTGCATCGCGTATTTATTTAGGTGTTCATTATCCAACAGATATTTTAGCAGGAATATTAGGAGGTTTATTCTTCCTTACATTGACACAAATCATTTTAAGAAAACCACTCAACCTTTCTTAA
- a CDS encoding response regulator transcription factor: MKNVLIIEDEQNLARFIELELKHENYDVAIKNDGVSGLNIALQQDFDIILLDLMLPGIDGLEVCKRLRTQKDTPIIMITAKGEIYDKVQGLDHGADDYIVKPFEIEELLARMRALVRRASDDQQTSKDTVEVSGIVIDKNAFHVSYGEQTIELTKTEFDLLLVLAENKNHVLHREQILNHVWGYDSEVETNVVDVYIRYLRNKLKVIQKEKIIETVRGVGYVIRQ, from the coding sequence ATGAAAAATGTATTAATTATAGAAGATGAGCAAAACTTAGCACGCTTTATCGAGCTTGAGCTAAAACATGAAAATTATGATGTAGCGATTAAGAATGATGGGGTATCTGGTTTAAACATAGCACTTCAGCAAGATTTTGATATTATACTACTTGATCTGATGCTGCCAGGTATTGACGGTTTAGAAGTATGTAAACGTCTCCGTACACAAAAGGATACACCGATTATTATGATTACAGCAAAAGGAGAAATATATGACAAAGTACAAGGGCTTGATCATGGAGCAGATGATTATATCGTAAAACCTTTTGAAATTGAAGAACTGTTAGCAAGGATGCGTGCATTAGTAAGACGAGCATCAGATGATCAACAAACGAGTAAAGACACCGTAGAAGTGAGTGGCATTGTTATCGATAAAAACGCTTTTCACGTGTCATACGGTGAACAAACGATTGAATTAACAAAGACAGAATTCGATTTATTACTCGTTCTCGCCGAAAATAAAAATCATGTTCTGCATCGCGAACAAATTTTGAACCATGTTTGGGGATATGATTCCGAAGTAGAGACAAATGTTGTCGATGTCTATATTCGATATTTACGCAATAAATTAAAAGTTATACAAAAAGAAAAAATTATCGAGACCGTTCGCGGCGTTGGGTATGTGATTCGTCAATGA
- a CDS encoding HAMP domain-containing sensor histidine kinase — protein MKQPTLKTKWTLVTTIITFLIIFIFCLLIIYAVSSLLKQHELEEAEHSADELYQLLTTKPFEKITPLEFSSVTSNHQKVILYDQDGTHLMENTNATDVTFAPEFEKTSDRNIRILKNSHGSFIVISNPVDTNYFQGYATVVHPLDVFDDLLNFITYLALIFGLIALFVTASISYAFSTQITKPINIITDKMTQIRRNGFQEKLEVPTNYEETDALIDNFNNMMVKLEEAFNQQRQFVEDASHELRTPLQIIQGHLNLIQRWGKKDPAVLEESLTISLEEMNRIAKLVEELLLLTKDDPKTIENQIEQVDVNLEIKNRIHSLKQIHPEYDFTFESNQDFIYLYMNAFHLEQILLIFLDNAIKYDQENRDIRIKTKLINNRVLIEIKDHGMGIPKEDQEHIFNRFYRVDKSRSRQQGGNGLGLSIAMKMVKLYDGHITVNSEEGKYTIFTISFNSMKHH, from the coding sequence ATGAAGCAACCTACACTTAAAACGAAATGGACACTTGTAACAACCATCATTACTTTTTTGATTATCTTTATATTTTGCTTATTAATCATTTATGCAGTCAGTAGTTTATTAAAACAGCATGAACTTGAAGAGGCGGAACATAGTGCAGATGAACTCTATCAACTTCTTACAACGAAGCCTTTTGAGAAAATCACACCGCTAGAGTTTAGTTCTGTCACAAGCAATCATCAAAAAGTGATTTTATATGATCAAGATGGTACACATTTAATGGAAAATACAAATGCAACGGATGTAACTTTTGCACCAGAATTTGAAAAAACATCGGATCGAAATATACGCATCTTAAAAAACAGTCATGGTTCTTTTATTGTTATCTCCAATCCCGTTGATACAAACTATTTTCAAGGATACGCAACTGTCGTTCACCCGCTTGATGTTTTTGATGATTTATTAAACTTTATTACTTATCTTGCACTTATTTTTGGTTTAATTGCTTTATTTGTTACAGCTTCTATCAGTTATGCTTTCTCAACGCAAATTACAAAACCTATTAATATCATCACTGATAAAATGACACAAATTAGAAGAAATGGGTTCCAAGAAAAATTAGAAGTTCCGACAAATTATGAAGAAACTGATGCGCTCATCGATAACTTTAACAATATGATGGTGAAACTAGAAGAAGCTTTTAACCAACAGCGACAATTTGTTGAAGATGCGTCACATGAGTTAAGAACACCTTTGCAAATTATTCAGGGACATCTTAATCTCATTCAACGATGGGGCAAAAAGGATCCTGCTGTTCTTGAAGAGTCTCTGACTATTTCTCTTGAAGAAATGAACCGTATTGCCAAGTTAGTTGAAGAATTACTATTATTAACAAAAGATGATCCGAAAACGATTGAAAATCAAATCGAACAAGTCGATGTCAATTTGGAAATAAAAAATCGCATCCATTCATTAAAACAAATTCATCCAGAATATGATTTCACGTTTGAAAGCAATCAAGATTTTATATACTTATATATGAACGCCTTTCACTTGGAACAAATTCTACTCATTTTCCTCGATAATGCGATTAAATACGATCAAGAAAATCGTGATATTCGCATTAAAACAAAGTTGATTAATAATCGTGTACTCATCGAAATCAAAGACCATGGGATGGGCATTCCTAAAGAAGATCAGGAACATATCTTTAATCGTTTTTATCGAGTAGACAAATCACGATCACGTCAACAAGGAGGAAATGGATTAGGATTATCAATCGCAATGAAAATGGTAAAACTCTACGATGGACATATTACTGTAAACAGTGAAGAAGGGAAATACACGATATTTACCATTAGTTTTAATTCTATGAAACATCATTAA